In Rahnella sikkimica, the following are encoded in one genomic region:
- a CDS encoding isovaleryl-CoA dehydrogenase, translated as MNWETHRVFNQPKPLSNSNLFLSDTPLREAVSRQQAGWDNDVLASLGQQLGSAESLELGRLANANPPDLLRYDTTGERLDDVRFHPAWHLLMQGLIANRVHNLPWQEDARIGSSVARAARFILHAQVEAGTLCPVTMTFGSIPLLQQYLPAEFRSWLKPLLSDRYDPHLQPGDQKKGVLIGMGMTEKQGGSDVLSNTTRAVALEGRGSGKPYHLTGHKWFFSVPQSDAHLVLAQADGGLSCFFLPRVLPDGSRNAIRIERLKDKLGNRSNASSEVEFQDATGWLLGEEGEGIRHILKMGGHTRSDCALGSHAMMRRALSVALYHAFQRQVFGKPLIEQPLMRQTLSRMAMHLEGQTMLLMRLGAATGARDNPAEQILCRLLTPAAKFEVCRQGMPFVAEAMEVLGGIGYCEDSELPRLYREMPVNSIWEGSGNVMCLDVLRTLKKLPASGEMLQHLLHQVRGQNRIFDRASRQFLQRLRSPQEAQGRWLTGQLFNLLAATQMLEFASPPMADAWCRMVLDPRGETLLPERLCQLLINRAIGAE; from the coding sequence ATGAACTGGGAAACACATCGGGTTTTCAATCAACCCAAGCCGCTGAGTAACAGCAATTTATTCCTCTCCGATACGCCGCTGCGTGAAGCCGTTTCACGTCAGCAGGCGGGTTGGGACAATGACGTGCTGGCTTCTTTAGGGCAACAGCTGGGCTCCGCCGAATCGCTGGAGCTCGGACGGTTGGCGAATGCGAATCCGCCCGATCTTCTGCGCTATGACACCACCGGCGAACGGCTTGACGATGTCCGCTTTCACCCGGCCTGGCATTTGCTTATGCAGGGGCTGATTGCTAACCGCGTGCATAATTTGCCGTGGCAGGAGGATGCGCGTATCGGCTCCTCCGTGGCGCGGGCGGCGCGTTTCATCCTGCATGCGCAGGTCGAGGCTGGAACGCTTTGCCCGGTGACGATGACTTTCGGCTCGATTCCCCTTTTACAACAATACCTGCCTGCGGAATTTCGCAGCTGGCTCAAACCGCTGTTATCTGACCGCTATGATCCACATTTGCAGCCCGGCGATCAGAAGAAAGGTGTGCTGATCGGCATGGGCATGACCGAGAAACAGGGCGGTTCTGATGTGCTCAGCAACACCACGCGGGCGGTTGCGCTGGAAGGCCGTGGCAGTGGAAAACCGTACCATCTGACCGGCCACAAGTGGTTTTTCTCGGTGCCGCAAAGCGATGCACATCTGGTGCTGGCGCAGGCCGACGGCGGGCTTTCCTGCTTCTTTTTACCAAGAGTTCTGCCGGACGGTTCACGCAATGCCATCCGCATTGAACGCCTGAAAGACAAACTTGGTAACCGCTCGAATGCCAGCAGCGAAGTGGAGTTTCAGGATGCGACGGGATGGCTGTTGGGCGAAGAGGGCGAAGGTATACGCCATATCCTGAAGATGGGCGGACATACGCGTTCTGACTGTGCGCTGGGCAGCCACGCCATGATGCGCCGGGCTTTATCCGTGGCGTTGTATCACGCCTTCCAGCGGCAGGTTTTCGGTAAGCCGCTGATTGAACAACCGCTGATGCGCCAGACCCTGAGCCGGATGGCCATGCATCTGGAAGGGCAAACGATGCTGCTGATGCGTCTGGGCGCTGCGACCGGTGCCCGCGATAATCCGGCTGAACAGATTTTGTGCCGCCTGCTGACGCCCGCCGCCAAGTTTGAAGTCTGTCGTCAGGGCATGCCTTTTGTGGCGGAAGCGATGGAAGTATTAGGCGGGATCGGGTACTGCGAAGACAGCGAACTGCCGCGTTTGTATCGCGAAATGCCGGTGAACAGCATCTGGGAAGGTTCCGGGAACGTGATGTGCCTCGACGTGCTGAGAACCCTCAAAAAGCTGCCCGCCAGCGGAGAAATGCTGCAACATCTGCTGCATCAGGTGCGCGGGCAAAACCGGATTTTTGACCGTGCTTCACGCCAGTTCCTGCAACGGCTGCGTTCACCGCAAGAAGCGCAGGGGCGCTGGCTAACCGGGCAATTGTTTAACCTGCTGGCGGCCACGCAGATGCTGGAATTCGCTTCGCCGCCCATGGCCGACGCGTGGTGCCGGATGGTGTTGGATCCGCGCGGGGAAACACTGCTGCCTGAGCGTCTGTGTCAGTTACTGATCAACCGTGCGATCGGCGCTGAATGA
- the rlmB gene encoding 23S rRNA (guanosine(2251)-2'-O)-methyltransferase RlmB, with amino-acid sequence MSEIIYGIHSVKALLDNDPQRFLEVFILKGRDDKRLKPLIDELEAGGIVIQVASRQWLDEKSEGAVHQGIIARVREGRQYQENDLPALLESLDCPFLLVLDGVTDPHNLGACLRTADAAGVHAVIVPRDRSAKLNATAKKVASGAAENVPLINVTNLARTLRVLQEHNVWIVGTAGEADHDLFQSKMTGPMALVMGAEGEGMRRLTREHCDELISIPMAGSVSSLNVSVATGVCLFEAVRQRGLKKS; translated from the coding sequence ATGAGCGAAATTATCTACGGTATTCATTCCGTTAAAGCTTTACTCGACAACGATCCGCAGCGCTTTCTGGAAGTCTTTATCCTGAAAGGCCGTGACGACAAACGTCTGAAACCGCTGATCGACGAGCTGGAAGCGGGCGGCATTGTGATTCAGGTGGCGAGTCGCCAGTGGCTGGATGAGAAATCCGAAGGTGCCGTGCATCAGGGGATTATTGCCCGCGTGCGCGAAGGCCGTCAGTATCAGGAAAACGATCTGCCTGCGCTGCTGGAAAGCCTCGATTGCCCGTTCCTGCTGGTGCTGGATGGCGTAACTGACCCGCACAATCTGGGCGCGTGTTTACGTACCGCTGATGCGGCGGGTGTTCATGCGGTTATCGTTCCGCGTGACCGTTCTGCAAAACTGAACGCGACAGCCAAAAAAGTCGCCAGCGGCGCGGCAGAAAACGTACCATTGATTAACGTGACCAATCTGGCGCGTACCTTGCGCGTATTGCAGGAACATAATGTCTGGATCGTCGGCACGGCGGGCGAAGCGGATCATGACCTGTTCCAGAGCAAAATGACCGGCCCTATGGCGCTGGTGATGGGCGCAGAAGGCGAAGGTATGCGCCGTCTGACCCGCGAACATTGCGACGAACTGATCAGCATTCCGATGGCGGGCAGCGTGTCTTCCCTGAACGTATCCGTCGCGACCGGTGTTTGCTTGTTCGAAGCGGTACGCCAGCGTGGTCTGAAAAAAAGCTGA
- the rnr gene encoding ribonuclease R, which translates to MSQDPFLEREAEKYESPIPSREFILEHLAKRETPASREEIGNELNLSGEEALEALRRRLRAMERDGQLVFTRRQCYALPERLDLLKGTVIGHRDGYGFLRLEGVKKDDVYLSAEQMKMCIHGDVVLAQPVGTDRKGRREARIVRVLVPKTSQIVGRYFTDAGAGFVVPDDSRLSFDILIPADAINGARMGYMVVVELTQRPTRRTKAVGKIVEVLGDKMGTNMAVDIALRTHEIPHVWPPQVLKQVEDLSEQVPEEAKKGRVDLRSLPLVTIDGEDARDFDDAVYCEKKRGGGWRLWVAIADVSYYVRHGTALDDEARSRATSVYFPSQVVPMLPEVLSNGLCSLNPQVDRLCMVCEMTISAQGKLTSSKFYEAVMSSHARLTYNKVWRVIEGDPELREQYSPLVKHLLELHTMYKVLDQARAERGGIAFETEEAKFIFNAERRIERVEPTVRNDAHKLIEECMILANIAAARFVEKHNEPALFRVHDRPSDDHISALRSVLGELGLVMGGGLKPEPKDYAQIMDELADRPDREMLQTMLLRSMKQAIYDPENRGHFGLALQSYGHFTSPIRRYPDLALHRAIKYLLAKEHGTLKDRWTPTGGWHSDYEDMLQLGEHCSMAERRADEATRNVADWLKCDFMQDHVGEVFTGIIASVTGFGFFVRLNDLFIDGLVHVSSLDNDYYRYDNIGQRLVGESSGAVYRLGDTVEIRVEAVHMDERKIDFALVSSTRKARGEGKTARDRAKKGGERSMRSTAPANAGRRRTGKKNVNFEPDSAFRKDDAKPAAKPKKEKAVSAVGKDGKPKKAKKPSDKTAKIASATKAKRAKKKSVES; encoded by the coding sequence ATGTCACAAGATCCATTCCTGGAACGAGAAGCAGAAAAATACGAATCACCTATTCCCAGCCGCGAATTTATTCTCGAACATCTCGCCAAACGTGAAACGCCCGCCAGCCGGGAAGAGATTGGGAATGAGCTGAATCTTTCCGGAGAAGAAGCGCTGGAAGCCCTGCGCCGTCGTCTGCGCGCGATGGAGCGTGACGGACAACTGGTCTTCACCCGCCGCCAGTGCTACGCGCTGCCGGAGCGTCTGGACTTACTTAAAGGCACCGTCATTGGCCATCGCGATGGCTATGGTTTCCTGCGCCTTGAAGGCGTTAAGAAAGACGACGTTTACCTTTCTGCTGAACAAATGAAAATGTGCATCCACGGCGACGTGGTGCTCGCACAACCGGTCGGCACCGACCGTAAAGGCCGCCGTGAAGCGCGTATCGTGCGCGTTCTGGTGCCAAAAACCAGCCAGATTGTCGGTCGTTACTTTACCGATGCGGGTGCAGGTTTTGTGGTGCCAGACGACAGCCGTCTGAGCTTTGATATTCTGATCCCAGCCGATGCTATTAACGGCGCGCGCATGGGGTATATGGTGGTGGTTGAGCTGACACAGCGTCCGACCCGCCGCACCAAAGCGGTCGGTAAAATCGTTGAAGTACTGGGCGATAAAATGGGCACCAACATGGCGGTGGATATCGCGCTGCGTACTCATGAAATCCCGCACGTCTGGCCGCCACAGGTTCTGAAACAGGTCGAAGACCTGAGCGAACAGGTGCCGGAAGAAGCCAAAAAAGGCCGTGTCGATTTACGCAGCCTGCCGTTAGTCACCATCGATGGTGAAGACGCACGCGACTTCGATGACGCCGTATACTGCGAGAAAAAACGCGGTGGCGGCTGGCGCTTGTGGGTGGCTATTGCTGACGTCAGTTATTACGTCCGCCACGGCACCGCGCTGGACGATGAAGCACGCAGCCGTGCGACATCCGTTTACTTCCCGTCGCAGGTTGTCCCGATGCTGCCGGAAGTCCTGTCAAACGGCCTGTGTTCCCTGAACCCACAGGTTGATCGTCTCTGTATGGTCTGTGAGATGACAATCTCCGCGCAGGGCAAGCTGACCAGCTCTAAATTCTACGAAGCGGTGATGAGCTCCCATGCACGTCTGACGTACAACAAAGTCTGGCGCGTCATCGAAGGCGACCCCGAGCTGCGCGAGCAGTACAGCCCGCTGGTTAAGCATCTGCTTGAACTGCACACCATGTACAAAGTGCTGGATCAGGCGCGTGCAGAACGCGGTGGTATCGCCTTTGAAACAGAAGAAGCCAAATTCATCTTCAACGCTGAGCGCCGTATCGAACGTGTCGAGCCAACCGTCCGTAACGACGCGCACAAACTGATTGAAGAGTGCATGATCCTCGCGAACATCGCGGCGGCACGTTTTGTTGAAAAACATAACGAACCGGCGCTGTTCCGTGTTCATGACCGTCCAAGCGACGACCATATCTCCGCGCTGCGAAGTGTGCTGGGTGAACTGGGTCTGGTCATGGGCGGCGGTCTGAAACCTGAGCCAAAAGATTATGCTCAGATTATGGATGAACTGGCGGATCGTCCTGACCGCGAAATGCTGCAAACGATGTTGCTGCGTTCGATGAAACAGGCGATTTATGACCCGGAAAACCGCGGCCACTTTGGTCTGGCATTGCAGTCTTATGGGCACTTCACGTCTCCAATCCGTCGTTATCCGGATCTGGCATTGCACCGCGCCATCAAATATCTGCTGGCGAAAGAGCACGGCACGCTGAAAGACCGCTGGACGCCAACTGGCGGCTGGCATAGTGACTATGAAGACATGTTGCAGCTCGGCGAGCACTGTTCCATGGCTGAACGCCGTGCGGACGAAGCCACCCGTAACGTGGCGGACTGGCTGAAATGTGACTTCATGCAAGATCACGTCGGCGAGGTCTTCACCGGTATTATCGCCAGCGTGACCGGCTTCGGCTTCTTCGTGCGCCTGAACGATTTGTTCATCGACGGCCTGGTGCACGTGTCCTCGCTGGACAACGATTATTACCGTTACGACAACATCGGGCAGCGCCTGGTCGGTGAATCCTCCGGCGCGGTTTACCGCCTGGGCGATACGGTAGAAATCCGCGTTGAAGCCGTGCATATGGACGAGCGCAAAATCGATTTCGCACTGGTTTCCAGCACCCGTAAAGCACGTGGTGAAGGCAAAACAGCCCGCGATCGCGCCAAAAAAGGCGGTGAACGTTCCATGCGTTCTACCGCACCTGCCAATGCCGGGCGTCGCCGTACTGGCAAGAAAAACGTGAACTTCGAGCCGGACAGCGCCTTCCGTAAAGACGACGCAAAACCGGCGGCTAAACCGAAGAAAGAGAAAGCGGTTAGCGCAGTCGGCAAAGACGGCAAACCGAAGAAAGCTAAAAAGCCTTCTGACAAAACGGCGAAAATTGCATCGGCCACCAAAGCCAAGCGCGCGAAGAAAAAGTCAGTAGAAAGCTAA
- the nsrR gene encoding nitric oxide-sensing transcriptional repressor NsrR, which translates to MQLTSFTDYGLRALIYMASLPGDQMTNISQVTEVYGVSRNHMVKIINQLSRAGLVTAVRGKNGGIKLGKPAETIRIGDVVRELEPLSLVNCESDFCHITPACRLKHVLHTAVEHFLDELNQYTLADMVKDNSTLYKLLLVE; encoded by the coding sequence GTGCAGTTAACGAGTTTTACTGATTATGGTTTGAGAGCGTTGATTTATATGGCATCGCTGCCAGGCGATCAGATGACCAATATTTCGCAGGTCACCGAAGTTTATGGTGTATCGCGCAATCACATGGTGAAAATCATCAATCAGTTGAGCCGTGCGGGCCTGGTCACCGCTGTCCGTGGCAAAAACGGGGGCATTAAACTGGGGAAACCCGCAGAGACAATCCGCATTGGCGATGTGGTTCGCGAACTCGAACCGCTGTCACTGGTCAATTGCGAGAGTGATTTTTGCCATATCACGCCCGCTTGCCGGCTAAAACACGTCCTGCACACTGCTGTAGAACATTTTCTTGATGAGCTGAATCAGTACACTCTGGCCGATATGGTCAAAGACAACTCAACGCTCTACAAATTATTGCTTGTTGAATGA